From a region of the Apis mellifera strain DH4 linkage group LG2, Amel_HAv3.1, whole genome shotgun sequence genome:
- the LOC725119 gene encoding phospholipase D2 isoform X2, which translates to MLVPYEQLDLRRKVLEEYLTNLLKIKIYLHHPETINFLEVSHLSFIEDLGMKGKEGTILKRTGSGARTRCNFCGLLEGMCCIRCNHFCTSLCGKWHSRHLVVKDTFVAYIRPKNGSIKSVILMDNGFGVSFGMYTTGLRNGMQIANLSRHILIKCWTRRKAKEWMEFIQEISNKEGRDFIQSNPHNSFAPYRSPIGATWFVDGSSYMSAVADALENAKEEIFIADWWLSPEIYMKRPVSDDYWRLDKILERKASSGIKVFIMIYKEVEVALGINSFYSKQRLVEKCPENIKVLRHPDHARVGIFLWAHHEKIVIVDQNIAFLGGIDLCYGRWDNNEHRLIDLGNTHQSSIYIPSKGKFTNTSSKKISCANINKHVLLPLAIATNTVVMATTKSIPVLPMISNKTSLLPALPQLNAGDLLLMQPLEKSDTMKCDTPNTERKNLFGMAKDTMDRMKHNIKLKRQELINMVYNPYEGSSDEEDTIDNNTVQTAIESNESVTYSGDVFLEYPAVSKLWLGKDYVNFIVKDFNDLEKPYQDLIDRSTTPRMPWHDIGIMVQGATARDVARHFIQRWNAIKMEKAKLNPCYPFLLPKSYKNCRNFVPFLEESAIHNVNCQVLRSVSSWSAGFLDSETLEQSIQEAYLEAISKAERYIYIENQFFITLVSMERTTVKNRIGETLFKRILRAHREGAVFRVFVVMPLLPGFEGEVGGPTGTALRAITHWNYASISRGRDAILNRLIEAGIEDPSEYITFHGLRAHAMLNGTLVTELIYVHSKLLIVDDSTVICGSANINDRSMIATRDSEIAVIIHDQEFDEGRMNDIPFPCGKFAGSLRKQLFSEHLGLFKTNEDIDITDIIKKSFYKDIWCARSNRNTEIYEEVFHCIPTDKVVNFSMLKQYQDEESLSSLNPILAQEMVDQIKGHIVNMPLKFLCNEDLKPAAGTVEGIMPTALWT; encoded by the exons ATGCTAGTACCTTACGAGCAATTAGATCTTAGAAGAAAAgtattagaagaatatttgaccaatttattaaaaataaaaatctatttgcaTCATCCAGAAACA atcaattttttagaagtctcgcatttatcatttatagaaGACTTAGGAATGAAAGGCAAAGAAGGTACTATCTTAAAACGAACTGGATCAGGTGCAAGAACTAGATGTAATTTTTGCGGTTTGCTTGAAGGCATGTGTTGTATTAGATGTAATCATTTTTGTACATCTTTATGTGGAAAATGGCATTCTCGACATCTTGTTGTTAAAGATACTTTTGTTGCCTATATTAGGCCCAAAAATGGTAGCATAAAGTCAGTAATTTTAATGGATAATGGGTTTGGAGTCAGTTTTGGCATGTATACAACAGGTTTAAGAAATGGTATGCAAATAGCAAATCTTAGCAGgcatatattaatcaaatgttGGACAAGAAGAAAGGCTAAAGAATGGATGGAGTTTATACAAGAAATCAGTAATAAGGAAg gtCGAGATTTTATACAATCAAATCCACACAATTCGTTTGCACCTTATCGTTCGCCTATAGGAGCTACATGGTTTGTTGATGGATCAAGTTATATGTCTGCTGTTGCAGATGCATTAGAAAATGCcaaggaagaaattttcattgcaGATTGGTGGTTATCACcagaaatttatatgaaaagacCTGTTTCTGATGATTATTGGCGactagataaaatattagaaagaaaagct tctAGTGGAatcaaagtatttataatgatCTACAAAGAAGTAGAAGTTGCATTGGgcataaatagtttttatagtAAACAACGGTTAGTTGAAAAATGtcctgaaaatataaaagtattacgTCATCCAGATCATGCAAGAGTAGGAATATTTCTCTGGGCACATCACGAAAAGATCGTGATTGTTGATCAAAACATTGCTTTCCTTGGTGGAATCGATTTATGTTACGGCCGATGGGATAATAACGAACATAGATTAATAGATTTgg gtAATACTCATCAGTCTAGTATTTATATTCCATCTAAAGGTAAATTTACCAATACCAgcagtaaaaaaatatcatgcgctaatattaataaacatgttTTACTGCCACTGGCTATTGCAACTAATACAGTTGTAATGGCTACTACAAAATCTATACCAGTATT ACCAATGATAAGCAACAAAACATCACTATTGCCAGCATTGCCACAATTGAATGCTGGAGATTTATTACTAATGCAGCCTTTAGAAAAATCAGATACTATGAAATGTGATACTCCAAATACAgaacgtaaaaatttatttggcaTGGCAAAAGATACTATGGACAGAatgaaacataatattaaattaaaaagacaagaattaattaatatggtATATAATCCATATGAAGGAAGTAGTGATGAAGAAGATACAATCGATaa TAATACAGTACAAACTGCAATTGAAAGTAATGAATCAGTGACATATAGTGGAGatgtatttttagaatatccaGCTGTATCTAAACTCTGGTTAGGAAAAGATTATgtgaattttattgttaaagacTTTAATGATCTTGAAAAACCTTATCAAGATTTAATAGATAGAAGCACTACTCCTAGAATGCCATGGCATGATATAGGAATTATGGTACAAGGTGCTACAGCAAGAGATGTTGCTAGACATTTTATTCAACGTTGGAATGCAATTAAA atggaaaaagcaaaattaaatCCATGTTATCCATTTTTGCTTCCAAAATCGTATAAAAACTGTAGGAACTTTGTTCCATTTCTTGAAGAATCTGCTATACATAATGTTAATTGTCAAGTATTAAGATCTGTTAGTTCTTGGTCAGCCGGTTTTCTTGATTCAGAAACTTTAGAACAAAGTATACAAGAAGCCTATCTTGAAGCTATTAGTAAAGCAGAaag atatatttatatagagaatcaattttttataacacttGTATCTATGGAACGAACTACAGTAAAAAATCGCATAGGAGAAACATTATTCAAACGAATCTTAAGAGCACATCGAGAAGGTGCAGTATTTAGAGTATTTGTAGTAATGCCTTTATTACCAGGTTTTGAAGGAGAAGTTGGAGGTCCAACTGGTACTGCCTTACGTGCTATTACACATTGGAATTATGCTTCTATATCaag GGGTAGAGATGCTATCCTAAATCGATTGATTGAAGCAGGAATAGAAGATCCTAgtgaatatattacatttcatgGCTTAAGAGCGCACGCAATGTTGAATGGTACATTAGTAacagaattaatttatgttcatagcaaattattaattgtagatGATAGTACTGTTATTTGTGGTTCCGCTAATATTAACGATAGAAGCATGATAGCAACGAGAGATAGCGAAATTGCAGTAATAATTCat gATCAAGAATTCGATGAAGGAAGAATGAATGATATTCCGTTTCCTTGCGGTAAATTTGCAGGATCTTTacgaaaacaattattttctgaaCATTTgggattatttaaaacaaatgaagatatagatataacagatataattaaaaaatcattctatAAAGATATTTGGTGTGCAAGAAGTAATCGAAACACAGAAATTTATGAAGAAGTATTTCATTGTATTCCTACAGATAAAgttgttaatttttccatgTTAAAGCAATATCAAGATGAAGAATCACTTTCTTCATTAAATCCAATTTTAGCTCAAGAAATGGTAGACCAAATTAag ggcCATATAGTAAATAtgccattaaaatttttatgtaatgaaGATTTAAAACCAGCAGCTGGTACTGTAGAAGGAATAATGCCAACAGCATTGTGGACATAA
- the LOC725008 gene encoding protein trapped in endoderm-1 isoform X1: MDDSVTNDTIFESGGESLKHFPRPVTIAAAVCAIIFSVVGVAGNLVTVIALLKYTRLRRHATTAFVISLSISDLIFSAVNLPLTASRYLNEAWVLGETLCKIFPLFFYGNVAVSLLSMVAITINRYILISRSEIYAQLYTTQRIILMLIAIWTLSFTLLLPPLLGFWGTLGLEPSTFSCTILKKNGSSPKKFLFVLGFIVPCVVISVSYFCIYWRVRKSRKNLEAHAGPNRRKAGGFQRREDSRVTRLMLTIFLCFLLCFMPLMLVNVIDDKIKIPILHVIASVLAWASSVINPFIYAGTNKLYREAYKQILCPVSAKIPTTGPKPTHSHSSKVSSPQTT, translated from the exons ATGGACGATTCTGTAACAAACGACACAATTTTCGAATCTGGAGGTGAGAGTCTCAAGCACTTTCCACGGCCAGTCACTATCGCAGCTGCGGTTTGTGCGATAATTTTCAGTGTCGTTGGAGTTGCGG GCAATTTGGTAACAGTAAtagcattattaaaatatacgagACTGAGACGGCATGCTACGACCGCTTTCGTAATAAGTCTCAGCATTTCTGACTTGATTTTTTCCGCGGTAAATCTACCATTAACTGCGAGCAGATATTTAAACGAGGCGTGGGTGCTGGGTGAAACTCTGTGCAAAATATTTCCGCTCTTTTTCTATGGAAATGTCGCGGTGTCTTTGCTCAGTATGGTGGCAATCACGATTAATCG ATACATATTGATCTCCAGGTCAGAAATATACGCTCAATTGTACACCACTCAACGGATCATTCTAATGCTAATCGCCATTTGGACGTTGAGTTTCACTCTACTTTTGCCACCATTGCTCGGTTTCTGGGGGACACTAGGCCTGGAACCGTCCACCTTCTCTTGCACTATACTAAAGAAGAACGGTAGCAGCCCAAAAAAGTTCTTATTCGTTCTAGGATTCATCGTGCCATGCGTTGTGATAAGTGTCTCTTATTTTTGCATCTATTGGCGGGTGAGGAAGAGTAGAAAAAATCTGGAAGCACATGCCGGTCCGAACAGAAGAAAAGCAGGAGGGTTTCAACGAAGGGAGGACTCTAGAGTGACCAGATTGATGTTGACTATATTTCTGTGCTTCCTTTTGTGTTTTATGCCGCTTATGCTGGTCAATGTGAtcgacgataaaataaaaatcccaATTTTGCACGTAATAGCTTCTGTGCTTGCGTGGGCCTCTTCTGTGATCAATCCTTTCATTTATGCCGGTACTAACAAGCTTTACAGAGAGGCCTATAAGCAAATTTTGTGTCCAGTCTCTGCTAAAATACCAACTACCGGACCAAAACCTACCCACTCGCATTCGAGTAAAGTGTCATCGCCTCAAACaacttga
- the LOC725119 gene encoding phospholipase D2 isoform X1 produces MSNNILNERRTENVMDHSVLQDSEFDDALDVPDSLEITVNENDDTITVECGGDANSIVYPGKIPFSAIYDLPKQFKSQHRDVFIPGEEVHVNIIDYERSVTTHPLNPNLYTIEFRHGHFTWTIKKRYKHIQNLHNQLKIYRASLNIPFPTKSHKERRISLKSLGDVKEGKGRKGALPRFPNKPDMLVPYEQLDLRRKVLEEYLTNLLKIKIYLHHPETINFLEVSHLSFIEDLGMKGKEGTILKRTGSGARTRCNFCGLLEGMCCIRCNHFCTSLCGKWHSRHLVVKDTFVAYIRPKNGSIKSVILMDNGFGVSFGMYTTGLRNGMQIANLSRHILIKCWTRRKAKEWMEFIQEISNKEGRDFIQSNPHNSFAPYRSPIGATWFVDGSSYMSAVADALENAKEEIFIADWWLSPEIYMKRPVSDDYWRLDKILERKASSGIKVFIMIYKEVEVALGINSFYSKQRLVEKCPENIKVLRHPDHARVGIFLWAHHEKIVIVDQNIAFLGGIDLCYGRWDNNEHRLIDLGNTHQSSIYIPSKGKFTNTSSKKISCANINKHVLLPLAIATNTVVMATTKSIPVLPMISNKTSLLPALPQLNAGDLLLMQPLEKSDTMKCDTPNTERKNLFGMAKDTMDRMKHNIKLKRQELINMVYNPYEGSSDEEDTIDNNTVQTAIESNESVTYSGDVFLEYPAVSKLWLGKDYVNFIVKDFNDLEKPYQDLIDRSTTPRMPWHDIGIMVQGATARDVARHFIQRWNAIKMEKAKLNPCYPFLLPKSYKNCRNFVPFLEESAIHNVNCQVLRSVSSWSAGFLDSETLEQSIQEAYLEAISKAERYIYIENQFFITLVSMERTTVKNRIGETLFKRILRAHREGAVFRVFVVMPLLPGFEGEVGGPTGTALRAITHWNYASISRGRDAILNRLIEAGIEDPSEYITFHGLRAHAMLNGTLVTELIYVHSKLLIVDDSTVICGSANINDRSMIATRDSEIAVIIHDQEFDEGRMNDIPFPCGKFAGSLRKQLFSEHLGLFKTNEDIDITDIIKKSFYKDIWCARSNRNTEIYEEVFHCIPTDKVVNFSMLKQYQDEESLSSLNPILAQEMVDQIKGHIVNMPLKFLCNEDLKPAAGTVEGIMPTALWT; encoded by the exons ATgtctaacaatattttaaatgagagAAGAACTGAGAATGTTATGGACCATTCAGTTCTTCAAGATTCTGAATTTGATGATGCATTAGATGTACCTGATTCATTAGAAATTACTGTGAATGAAAATGATGATACAATAACTGTTGAATGTGGTGGAGATGCTAATAGCATAG tatatccTGGTAAGATACCTTTCTCTGCTATATATGATTTaccaaaacaatttaaaagtcAACATCGTGATGTTTTTATTCCTGGTGAAGAAGTGCATGTAAACATCATAGATTATGAACGTAGTGTAACAACACATCCTCTGAATCCAAACTTGTACACTATTGAATTTAGGCATGGACATTTTACTTGGACaattaaaaaacgatataaaCATATCCAAAACTTGCataatcaattgaaaatatatcgtgCAAGTTTAAATATACCTTTTCCAACTAAAAGtcataaagaaagaagaattagtTTGAAAAGTTTAGGAGAtgtaaaagaaggaaaaggccGTAAAGGTGCATTACCAAG ATTTCCAAATAAACCCGATATGCTAGTACCTTACGAGCAATTAGATCTTAGAAGAAAAgtattagaagaatatttgaccaatttattaaaaataaaaatctatttgcaTCATCCAGAAACA atcaattttttagaagtctcgcatttatcatttatagaaGACTTAGGAATGAAAGGCAAAGAAGGTACTATCTTAAAACGAACTGGATCAGGTGCAAGAACTAGATGTAATTTTTGCGGTTTGCTTGAAGGCATGTGTTGTATTAGATGTAATCATTTTTGTACATCTTTATGTGGAAAATGGCATTCTCGACATCTTGTTGTTAAAGATACTTTTGTTGCCTATATTAGGCCCAAAAATGGTAGCATAAAGTCAGTAATTTTAATGGATAATGGGTTTGGAGTCAGTTTTGGCATGTATACAACAGGTTTAAGAAATGGTATGCAAATAGCAAATCTTAGCAGgcatatattaatcaaatgttGGACAAGAAGAAAGGCTAAAGAATGGATGGAGTTTATACAAGAAATCAGTAATAAGGAAg gtCGAGATTTTATACAATCAAATCCACACAATTCGTTTGCACCTTATCGTTCGCCTATAGGAGCTACATGGTTTGTTGATGGATCAAGTTATATGTCTGCTGTTGCAGATGCATTAGAAAATGCcaaggaagaaattttcattgcaGATTGGTGGTTATCACcagaaatttatatgaaaagacCTGTTTCTGATGATTATTGGCGactagataaaatattagaaagaaaagct tctAGTGGAatcaaagtatttataatgatCTACAAAGAAGTAGAAGTTGCATTGGgcataaatagtttttatagtAAACAACGGTTAGTTGAAAAATGtcctgaaaatataaaagtattacgTCATCCAGATCATGCAAGAGTAGGAATATTTCTCTGGGCACATCACGAAAAGATCGTGATTGTTGATCAAAACATTGCTTTCCTTGGTGGAATCGATTTATGTTACGGCCGATGGGATAATAACGAACATAGATTAATAGATTTgg gtAATACTCATCAGTCTAGTATTTATATTCCATCTAAAGGTAAATTTACCAATACCAgcagtaaaaaaatatcatgcgctaatattaataaacatgttTTACTGCCACTGGCTATTGCAACTAATACAGTTGTAATGGCTACTACAAAATCTATACCAGTATT ACCAATGATAAGCAACAAAACATCACTATTGCCAGCATTGCCACAATTGAATGCTGGAGATTTATTACTAATGCAGCCTTTAGAAAAATCAGATACTATGAAATGTGATACTCCAAATACAgaacgtaaaaatttatttggcaTGGCAAAAGATACTATGGACAGAatgaaacataatattaaattaaaaagacaagaattaattaatatggtATATAATCCATATGAAGGAAGTAGTGATGAAGAAGATACAATCGATaa TAATACAGTACAAACTGCAATTGAAAGTAATGAATCAGTGACATATAGTGGAGatgtatttttagaatatccaGCTGTATCTAAACTCTGGTTAGGAAAAGATTATgtgaattttattgttaaagacTTTAATGATCTTGAAAAACCTTATCAAGATTTAATAGATAGAAGCACTACTCCTAGAATGCCATGGCATGATATAGGAATTATGGTACAAGGTGCTACAGCAAGAGATGTTGCTAGACATTTTATTCAACGTTGGAATGCAATTAAA atggaaaaagcaaaattaaatCCATGTTATCCATTTTTGCTTCCAAAATCGTATAAAAACTGTAGGAACTTTGTTCCATTTCTTGAAGAATCTGCTATACATAATGTTAATTGTCAAGTATTAAGATCTGTTAGTTCTTGGTCAGCCGGTTTTCTTGATTCAGAAACTTTAGAACAAAGTATACAAGAAGCCTATCTTGAAGCTATTAGTAAAGCAGAaag atatatttatatagagaatcaattttttataacacttGTATCTATGGAACGAACTACAGTAAAAAATCGCATAGGAGAAACATTATTCAAACGAATCTTAAGAGCACATCGAGAAGGTGCAGTATTTAGAGTATTTGTAGTAATGCCTTTATTACCAGGTTTTGAAGGAGAAGTTGGAGGTCCAACTGGTACTGCCTTACGTGCTATTACACATTGGAATTATGCTTCTATATCaag GGGTAGAGATGCTATCCTAAATCGATTGATTGAAGCAGGAATAGAAGATCCTAgtgaatatattacatttcatgGCTTAAGAGCGCACGCAATGTTGAATGGTACATTAGTAacagaattaatttatgttcatagcaaattattaattgtagatGATAGTACTGTTATTTGTGGTTCCGCTAATATTAACGATAGAAGCATGATAGCAACGAGAGATAGCGAAATTGCAGTAATAATTCat gATCAAGAATTCGATGAAGGAAGAATGAATGATATTCCGTTTCCTTGCGGTAAATTTGCAGGATCTTTacgaaaacaattattttctgaaCATTTgggattatttaaaacaaatgaagatatagatataacagatataattaaaaaatcattctatAAAGATATTTGGTGTGCAAGAAGTAATCGAAACACAGAAATTTATGAAGAAGTATTTCATTGTATTCCTACAGATAAAgttgttaatttttccatgTTAAAGCAATATCAAGATGAAGAATCACTTTCTTCATTAAATCCAATTTTAGCTCAAGAAATGGTAGACCAAATTAag ggcCATATAGTAAATAtgccattaaaatttttatgtaatgaaGATTTAAAACCAGCAGCTGGTACTGTAGAAGGAATAATGCCAACAGCATTGTGGACATAA
- the LOC102654452 gene encoding uncharacterized protein LOC102654452, giving the protein MKNRLTPEKAILFTKLSVALTCSWPPSPLATKAQHLFFNALWCIAFLTSVMLFLPLLAAIYVYRKHPVILGKTVSLTAAVAQVTIKMIICRLQQKRFQVSSLMLYSEMENFCKQATNEEKIILQRYVDRYKYFHSFYILWSFLTTIFVICGPLYTVQTFPTHAIYPFSVRRHLYKGLIFFHQSLVGFQVSSGMAIDTQIALLLRYATARFEILGIQFNNAKSDGEFDACIKKHDELLRNQPLILKALYAIVVFSASVELFMYAWPADSLMHMVIKLSRYNSFKLTIFNFIFYLKTMKMATKVYNMDWYGKDIRTQRKILFIILRSQKYESFGINGIVPALSLSYYGKVLCYSIFLFVIIVII; this is encoded by the exons ATGAAAAATCGCTTAACACCAGAAAAAGCGATTTTGTTCACGAAACTCAGTGTTGCTCTCACGTGTTCCTggcctccttctcctcttgcAACCAAAGCTCAACATCTTTTCTTTAATGCATTGTGGTGCATTGCATTTTTAACTTCTGTCATGTTATTTTTACCATTATTGGCCGCGATTTACGTATATCGTAAGCATCCTGTCATTCTTGGGAAAACGGTCAGCCTTACCGCGGCTGTTGCTCAAGTGACGATTAAGATGATAATATGTCGTTTGCAGCAGAAACGTTTTCAAGTAAGTTCATTA ATGCTGTACTCTGAAATGGAGAACTTTTGCAAACAGGCCACGAACGAGGAAAAAATCATATTGCAACGTTACGTTGatagatacaaatattttcatagttTTTACATATTGTGGAGTTTCCTTACTACGATATTCGTCATATGTGGTCCATTGTACACGGTTCAAACATTCCCCACTCACGCGATATATCCATTTTCAGTGAGACGTCATCTGTACAAAGGTTTAATCTTCTTCCATCAATCATTGGTTGGGTTTCAAGTGTCTTCAGGCATGGCAATTGACACCCAGATCGCTCTTCTTTTACGATATGCCACGGCTAGATTCGAGATTTTAggaattcaattcaataatgCGAAATCAGACGGTGAGTTCGATGCCTGCATAAAGAAGCATGATGAACTCTTGAGG AATCAGCCACTAATCTTGAAAGCTTTATATGCTATCGTGGTGTTCAGTGCCAGCGTGGAACTCTTTATGTACGCTTGGCCAGCGGATAGTTTGATGCACATGGTAATCAAATTATCacgatataattcatttaaattgacgattttcaatttcattttttatcttaagaCAATGAAAATGGCTACAAAAGTGTACAATATGGATTGGTATGGAAAAGACATCAGGACTCAGAGAaagatactttttataattttaagatctcAGAAATACGAAAGTTTTGGGATTAATGGTATTGTACCTGCACTTTCACTATCTTATTATGGGAAGGTATTatgttattctatttttttattcgtgataattgttattatttga
- the LOC725008 gene encoding protein trapped in endoderm-1 isoform X2, with translation MDDSVTNDTIFESGGESLKHFPRPVTIAAAVCAIIFSVVGVAGNLVTVIALLKYTRLRRHATTAFVISLSISDLIFSAVNLPLTASRYLNEAWVLGETLCKIFPLFFYGNVAVSLLSMVAITINRSEIYAQLYTTQRIILMLIAIWTLSFTLLLPPLLGFWGTLGLEPSTFSCTILKKNGSSPKKFLFVLGFIVPCVVISVSYFCIYWRVRKSRKNLEAHAGPNRRKAGGFQRREDSRVTRLMLTIFLCFLLCFMPLMLVNVIDDKIKIPILHVIASVLAWASSVINPFIYAGTNKLYREAYKQILCPVSAKIPTTGPKPTHSHSSKVSSPQTT, from the exons ATGGACGATTCTGTAACAAACGACACAATTTTCGAATCTGGAGGTGAGAGTCTCAAGCACTTTCCACGGCCAGTCACTATCGCAGCTGCGGTTTGTGCGATAATTTTCAGTGTCGTTGGAGTTGCGG GCAATTTGGTAACAGTAAtagcattattaaaatatacgagACTGAGACGGCATGCTACGACCGCTTTCGTAATAAGTCTCAGCATTTCTGACTTGATTTTTTCCGCGGTAAATCTACCATTAACTGCGAGCAGATATTTAAACGAGGCGTGGGTGCTGGGTGAAACTCTGTGCAAAATATTTCCGCTCTTTTTCTATGGAAATGTCGCGGTGTCTTTGCTCAGTATGGTGGCAATCACGATTAATCG GTCAGAAATATACGCTCAATTGTACACCACTCAACGGATCATTCTAATGCTAATCGCCATTTGGACGTTGAGTTTCACTCTACTTTTGCCACCATTGCTCGGTTTCTGGGGGACACTAGGCCTGGAACCGTCCACCTTCTCTTGCACTATACTAAAGAAGAACGGTAGCAGCCCAAAAAAGTTCTTATTCGTTCTAGGATTCATCGTGCCATGCGTTGTGATAAGTGTCTCTTATTTTTGCATCTATTGGCGGGTGAGGAAGAGTAGAAAAAATCTGGAAGCACATGCCGGTCCGAACAGAAGAAAAGCAGGAGGGTTTCAACGAAGGGAGGACTCTAGAGTGACCAGATTGATGTTGACTATATTTCTGTGCTTCCTTTTGTGTTTTATGCCGCTTATGCTGGTCAATGTGAtcgacgataaaataaaaatcccaATTTTGCACGTAATAGCTTCTGTGCTTGCGTGGGCCTCTTCTGTGATCAATCCTTTCATTTATGCCGGTACTAACAAGCTTTACAGAGAGGCCTATAAGCAAATTTTGTGTCCAGTCTCTGCTAAAATACCAACTACCGGACCAAAACCTACCCACTCGCATTCGAGTAAAGTGTCATCGCCTCAAACaacttga